In Podospora pseudopauciseta strain CBS 411.78 chromosome 2 map unlocalized CBS411.78m_2, whole genome shotgun sequence, the genomic stretch AATGAAAAGCACAACATTGGCAATCAGACCCTAAAGATGTGTTTAATTGCCCAGGAAGCCAATTTGGGCATTGAGTgtctgcccctccacccctcctcctcggctggcccctcccccaccttcgGTGCAGCGATCTAATGCAGGGACTCAAACTGCCCGCGCTCATCTCAGATCAGGTTGGCGTCTCCGAGTCCCATCTTCGATCACGGGAGGACGGGAAACAGGAGGCAACAGAGATATCTATAAGGTATGGGAAGGGTCGGGAAACCTGGACATGGACCAACCTTGCATCACCATCCATGTTTCAGAAGGGTCGACCGCTGGACAACCCCAACTGGTTCCCCGGATTCTCAACTGCCCTCAACCCAGGGAAAAGACGCGGCCGCTTGAGCTAGCGGCTGATATGCTGCGACGATTCAACGTCAATGCCCTGACGGCGGCGAGTTCGCGGCTCTGGATTTGACAGACGACGGTCGAGATGGTGTTCAGGCGGGTGCCCGTTCGTCGTCACCTGCATCAGACGGCATGGGGAACCCCCTGGACACATGCGGCCGCCTTACTCTCCCGGCCATGTGCTTTTTTTGCTACGATAGAGAGAGCTTTGGTAATGGTTTAAGAAGCACGGCTGTCCCTTCTTcgtctcttttcttttgtctctgTGTATCGTCAACACCATGGACATCACCACATCTTGATATCCAACCCCTGTCGCACAACGCCTACGAACCCTGTCAGCGGAACAGAGGGGACTGCTAAAGCATCCAACAGCTCCTGCCGGATCCAGGGCGCTAAGGTATCCCCAGCAAATGGCGGCGCGTTGTTGCCCTTGTCCCTTGCCCAAAGAGGTCATTTTCGCACACATCCCAGGAAAGAGGAAGCAGTGAGACTGTGAGACATGCAGCGCTCGGGAGCCACACCGACGCAGACGGCCGCGCCCTTTTTCGCGTCCCTGTTTGGCGGCGGTCATCACTCGtccaactccaactccaactccaactcgAACTCGCACTCGCACTCGCACGACGACCCCTCGTCGCTgtctcccaccaccaggaAATCTCCGGGAAAATCCATCAGGTCGCTCTCCCGTCCCACCAGCTCGGGCGTCGACGCCGCCGGTGACGCAGGGGCTAGTCCAGCCCGGCAACACAACGTTCTCCACAAGAGCCGCGATCGCAGGCCCTCATTTGGTCGCaagccctccttctcctttgccTCGTCCAGCTCCCCGAAGCGCCGCGCAaactcgtcgtcgtcggccaATGGCGCCGCAAGACCTCCGGCCATCCAGCTCTTCCCCGACACCGACAATCCCGTGCCTCCGCTCCCCGACTACGCCCTCGCCCAGGCCGTGAACAAGTTGTCGAGAGAGACCGACGCCGTGCTGTCATCCCCCACCTCGACCCCTGAGGGCTTCTCCAAGATGCTCAGTCGCACGACACCCGCGAACGGTCAGCTGGCTCCCCCTCCTGTTCTCCAGGGCGGAAGCAGCAGTGGCCAACCGAGCGAGCTGAGCGTGGTGTACCAGCATATTCAAGAGACGGCGAATAAGAGGATATCGACGTTGGACTATCTGCGCAAGGCGTAAGCCCCCACTCCACTCTCTGCCATCTCCAAACCACATACTGACACTTGTCCCGTGTTTTTTCCAGCCACGAAGGCCGCATCTACTGgttcaacaccctcctctttgACAAACCCGACCTCCAACGCATGCCTTATTTCGATCCCCGCAAACTCGCCCGCCGAGCCACAAACTACCTGCTGCTTGGAATCTCCCTACCAGCAGTGATAgacctcaacagcagcaacgcTGTTGAATTCCTCAAAtccttcaacaccctcctcacagAATTCGACTCGTTTCAGCAACTTCACTCCGAATCAGGCGCTTCGTCCTCTTCGTTGTCACGAGCGAGAATACCACAGATGTTCCGCCGCGCTGCCGGCCCTGCCAAGACAAGACGATCCTCCAGCGCGaccacggcggcggcagcggcggcgacgGCATCGCTGGCCGGCACAGCAGGGGAGTCCTCCCTCGGAGAGCAGCAGCTCGCTCAGCTGGAGAGTCTGGCGCTCACACCATCaatcaccaacacctccaccacttACCCGGGTGTAGGGTCAGGAACGGTCAATGTCACGCATCCAGCGTCGATTATGAACTTTGCGGGGTCCGAGATTGATTTACTTCCCGGGGAGGAGTACACCCACCTGCTCACGCCAAGTCTGCCGTTTGACCCGGACTTTTTCGAGACGTTTGCCACTTTGTGTGATGTCTTGATTGATACGTACACGAGATTGCTGGGGCTGCTGCCGAGTCCGAATCATTGTGGGGGGAGCGTGGCCGAGTTGTTTAGCAAGGCGGATGGGAAGGTGAGGAAGTTGTTGGTTCAGGGGGTTGtgagggagtttgaggaggggacGAGAGCCGGGGTGAAGAGTGAGGTTGCGAATGTGgggaaggtggtgttgagcggGTTGATGTGAGGGATAAAAATAGGCTGGTTGGAAAGTTGGGGAGCATCTATCTACAGCATGGGTGGGAGGAAGGGTGCATGGCGTTCACGGAAGCAATGtatgtgttttttttttttttttcttttcttttcttttttttttttttttgaaggGACTGGAATTTTAGCAGAGATATCCTGTTGGCATTTTACAAAGGTATACCAAGCAATATTAGCGTTGAACTCGATGCACGTTGATAAGTTTTGATCTATATACTCCTGTCCGGTACCTGTGGAATATTGACATCCCATGTGTCATGAAGTCGTTTGATGCTGTCATGTGAGATGGGATATGCCATGTGATGCTGCTTATACAAAGGAAATGACAAAAGGAGGGATGAAAACACACGCTGGCTCGCTGTCCGCAAATGCCACATCACAAAAatcacaaccccaacaccgaCCCCAGCCCCCTTTTacccccaaaccacctcTCCATTTGCCACTTATCACCTCATAATCCCCTTTTATACAACAACACCTTCCTTCTTAACCTGGAAATACCCCCTCTCCCGATTCCgactcctctccctcctccccctcgacaGTTGCAAGCTATTATTC encodes the following:
- a CDS encoding uncharacterized protein (EggNog:ENOG503NZ38), which gives rise to MQRSGATPTQTAAPFFASLFGGGHHSSNSNSNSNSNSHSHSHDDPSSLSPTTRKSPGKSIRSLSRPTSSGVDAAGDAGASPARQHNVLHKSRDRRPSFGRKPSFSFASSSSPKRRANSSSSANGAARPPAIQLFPDTDNPVPPLPDYALAQAVNKLSRETDAVLSSPTSTPEGFSKMLSRTTPANGQLAPPPVLQGGSSSGQPSELSVVYQHIQETANKRISTLDYLRKAHEGRIYWFNTLLFDKPDLQRMPYFDPRKLARRATNYLLLGISLPAVIDLNSSNAVEFLKSFNTLLTEFDSFQQLHSESGASSSSLSRARIPQMFRRAAGPAKTRRSSSATTAAAAAATASLAGTAGESSLGEQQLAQLESLALTPSITNTSTTYPGVGSGTVNVTHPASIMNFAGSEIDLLPGEEYTHLLTPSLPFDPDFFETFATLCDVLIDTYTRLLGLLPSPNHCGGSVAELFSKADGKVRKLLVQGVVREFEEGTRAGVKSEVANVGKVVLSGLM